In Arthrobacter sp. SLBN-83, one DNA window encodes the following:
- the ku gene encoding non-homologous end joining protein Ku — protein sequence MRAIWKGAIAFGLVNVPVKVYSATEDHDISLHQVHNADGGRIRYQRRCEVCGEVVDYSDIEKAFDEDGRTVVLSKDELKSIPAENSHEIEVVQFVPSEQLEPMMFEKSYYLEPDSKSPKAYVLLRRALEDTDRVAIVQFALREKTRLGALRIKDDVLVLQSLLWPDEVREANFPSLEADIRISAQERDMSAALVESMAADFEPESFTDEYQVQLRQLIDAKLEQGESLDTEETFGVEAGEGGKGEVIDLMEALKRSLDRKRGGGEGASAGGSSEGEADTGDGEAEPAKPARRASGNKASGNKASGTGAASKTAAKTGTDDAKPAAKSSAKSTAAKSTATKAAAAKSPASKSTGTKSADTKSSGTKTAAKPAAKTRTRKPA from the coding sequence ATGAGAGCCATCTGGAAAGGTGCCATCGCGTTCGGCCTGGTCAACGTGCCCGTGAAGGTCTACAGCGCCACTGAGGATCATGACATCAGTCTGCACCAGGTTCACAATGCCGACGGCGGCAGGATCCGTTACCAGCGCCGGTGCGAGGTGTGCGGCGAGGTGGTGGACTACTCGGACATCGAGAAGGCCTTCGACGAGGACGGCCGTACCGTGGTGCTGTCCAAGGATGAGCTCAAGTCCATTCCCGCGGAGAACAGCCACGAGATCGAAGTGGTGCAGTTCGTCCCGTCCGAGCAGCTCGAACCCATGATGTTCGAGAAAAGCTACTACCTGGAGCCCGACTCCAAGTCGCCCAAGGCCTACGTGCTGCTGCGCCGGGCGCTGGAGGACACGGACCGGGTGGCAATCGTCCAGTTCGCCTTGCGGGAAAAGACCCGGCTGGGTGCGTTGCGGATCAAGGACGACGTGCTGGTGCTCCAGTCCCTCCTGTGGCCCGATGAGGTGCGGGAGGCCAACTTCCCGTCCCTGGAAGCCGACATCAGGATTTCCGCCCAGGAGCGGGACATGTCCGCGGCGCTGGTGGAGTCCATGGCTGCCGACTTCGAACCTGAATCCTTCACTGATGAGTACCAGGTGCAGCTGCGCCAGCTCATCGACGCGAAGCTCGAGCAGGGAGAATCGCTGGACACCGAGGAGACCTTCGGCGTCGAGGCCGGCGAAGGCGGCAAGGGCGAAGTCATCGACCTCATGGAGGCCCTCAAACGGAGCCTGGACAGGAAACGCGGCGGCGGGGAGGGCGCCTCCGCCGGCGGAAGTTCCGAAGGCGAAGCGGACACCGGGGACGGGGAAGCCGAGCCAGCCAAGCCCGCCCGCAGAGCCTCCGGCAACAAGGCCTCCGGCAACAAGGCGTCCGGCACCGGGGCGGCCTCGAAGACGGCTGCGAAGACCGGCACGGACGATGCAAAGCCGGCCGCCAAGTCGTCCGCGAAATCGACTGCCGCCAAATCCACCGCCACCAAGGCTGCTGCCGCTAAATCACCCGCATCCAAATCCACGGGAACCAAATCAGCGGACACCAAATCCAGCGGAACAAAGACCGCGGCCAAGCCGGCCGCCAAGACCAGGACACGCAAGCCCGCCTGA
- a CDS encoding DeoR/GlpR family DNA-binding transcription regulator — MFAEERQQKIAELVAGNGRVSVTLLAERFSITTETVRRDLAALENAGTVRRVHGGAVAADRFSTTEESVTERAIQRPDQKVRIAQAALDLIPRNSPASVLMDGGTTTEVLADLLARRTAVEPSDGTGPQHELVVITHAVPIASKLSNVPGVALQILGGRVRGLTQVAVGQATVNAAARIRPDIAFIGTNGIHATFGVSTPDPEEAAVKAAFVQSARRIVVLADSSKLDTETLVQFASLKDLDTLITDSEPGPELTAALEEAGVDVVIA; from the coding sequence GTGTTCGCCGAGGAGCGCCAGCAGAAGATTGCCGAGCTTGTGGCCGGCAACGGCCGGGTCAGCGTGACCCTGCTGGCTGAGCGCTTCAGCATCACAACGGAAACGGTCCGCCGTGACCTTGCCGCGTTGGAAAACGCGGGCACCGTTCGGCGGGTCCACGGAGGCGCGGTGGCGGCCGACCGCTTCAGCACCACCGAAGAAAGCGTCACCGAGCGGGCCATCCAGCGCCCGGACCAAAAAGTCCGGATCGCCCAGGCCGCCCTGGACCTGATCCCCCGGAATTCACCTGCCAGTGTCCTCATGGACGGCGGCACCACCACCGAAGTGCTGGCAGACCTGCTGGCGCGGCGCACCGCCGTCGAACCTTCCGACGGAACCGGGCCGCAGCACGAACTGGTGGTTATCACCCACGCTGTGCCCATCGCCAGCAAGCTCTCCAACGTCCCCGGCGTCGCCCTGCAGATCCTGGGCGGCCGCGTCCGCGGACTCACCCAGGTGGCGGTGGGCCAGGCAACGGTGAATGCCGCTGCCCGGATCCGCCCGGACATCGCGTTCATCGGAACCAACGGCATCCACGCCACCTTTGGCGTCAGCACTCCCGATCCTGAAGAAGCCGCCGTCAAGGCGGCCTTCGTCCAGTCGGCCCGCCGCATTGTGGTGCTGGCCGACTCCTCCAAGCTGGACACGGAAACCCTGGTCCAGTTCGCCTCCCTGAAAGATCTGGACACCTTGATCACAGACAGTGAACCCGGACCTGAGCTCACGGCCGCCCTGGAAGAGGCCGGCGTTGATGTGGTGATCGCATGA
- a CDS encoding HAD family hydrolase, producing MTQETAADTAAWTGAKAILFDLDGVLTPTASVHERAWQELFDGYLASQPGVSGYRESDYFDHIDGKPRFDGVRDFLASRGITLPEGPLDDDPAHDTVHGLGNRKNAVFNDIVSAGVEPFQGSVRFLQAALDRGLKVAVVSSSRNAPAVLKAAGLSRHFAVVVDGVVAAEQGLPGKPNPATYEYAAKLLDLSSSECVVVEDAVSGVQAGQAGSFHSVIGVDRGAGRQTLLDAGATLVVNDLQELIP from the coding sequence ATGACACAAGAAACTGCAGCTGATACCGCCGCCTGGACCGGCGCAAAGGCAATCCTGTTCGACCTGGACGGGGTGCTGACGCCCACAGCCAGCGTGCATGAGCGGGCCTGGCAGGAACTGTTCGACGGCTACCTTGCCTCACAGCCCGGTGTTTCCGGCTACCGGGAAAGCGACTACTTCGACCACATCGACGGCAAGCCGCGCTTTGACGGGGTACGCGACTTCCTGGCCTCACGCGGGATCACCCTGCCGGAGGGCCCGCTGGATGACGATCCCGCCCACGACACCGTCCATGGCCTGGGCAACCGGAAGAACGCGGTCTTCAATGACATCGTGAGCGCCGGCGTCGAACCTTTCCAAGGCTCTGTCCGCTTCCTCCAAGCCGCGCTTGACCGCGGACTCAAGGTCGCCGTCGTCTCCTCCTCCCGCAACGCCCCCGCGGTCCTGAAGGCCGCGGGACTCAGCCGGCACTTCGCGGTCGTGGTGGACGGGGTGGTGGCCGCGGAGCAAGGCCTGCCCGGCAAGCCAAACCCGGCCACGTACGAATACGCCGCCAAGCTGCTGGACCTGTCCAGCTCAGAGTGCGTGGTGGTCGAAGACGCGGTGTCCGGCGTGCAGGCCGGGCAGGCGGGATCATTCCATTCCGTCATTGGCGTGGACCGTGGGGCCGGGCGGCAGACGCTCCTGGACGCCGGCGCCACCCTTGTGGTCAACGACCTTCAGGAACTCATCCCCTAA
- a CDS encoding class I SAM-dependent methyltransferase: MSQQTDAVEADRELKKKHRAMWASGDYPALADEMLLELGAVLVEASGIRPRQRVLDVAAGTGNAAIPAAMMGAKVVASDLTPELFEAGRREAANRGVTLDWQEGDAEALPFGDAEFDAVMSCIGVMFAPHHQAAADELLRVCKPGGSIGLLCWTPEGFVGRMLAAMKPFAPPPPPGAQPAPLWGSEDHVRELLGERITDVHTRKQNLAVKSFHQPADFVRYFKSHYGPMISVYKSLAEQPDKVKALDKALTDLADSFGDAHGDSPFQMEWEYLLFTAKKA, encoded by the coding sequence ATGAGCCAGCAGACCGATGCAGTGGAGGCGGACCGGGAGCTCAAAAAGAAGCACCGGGCCATGTGGGCGTCCGGGGACTACCCCGCCCTCGCGGACGAGATGCTCCTGGAACTGGGCGCCGTCCTGGTGGAGGCCAGCGGCATCAGGCCGCGCCAGCGCGTCCTGGACGTGGCGGCAGGAACCGGCAACGCTGCCATCCCTGCAGCAATGATGGGTGCCAAGGTAGTGGCCAGCGACCTCACCCCCGAGCTGTTTGAAGCAGGGCGGCGGGAAGCCGCAAACCGCGGGGTCACCCTGGACTGGCAGGAAGGTGATGCCGAGGCCCTGCCTTTCGGCGATGCCGAGTTCGACGCTGTCATGTCCTGCATCGGAGTGATGTTCGCGCCGCACCACCAGGCGGCCGCGGACGAATTGCTCAGGGTCTGCAAACCGGGTGGCTCCATCGGGTTGCTGTGCTGGACGCCGGAAGGATTCGTGGGCCGGATGCTTGCCGCCATGAAGCCCTTCGCACCGCCGCCCCCGCCCGGCGCGCAGCCTGCGCCGCTGTGGGGGAGTGAGGACCACGTCCGCGAACTGCTCGGGGAAAGGATCACGGACGTCCATACCCGCAAGCAGAACCTGGCCGTGAAAAGCTTCCACCAGCCCGCGGATTTCGTCAGGTACTTCAAGTCCCACTACGGCCCCATGATCTCCGTTTACAAGTCGCTCGCGGAACAGCCTGACAAGGTCAAAGCGCTGGACAAAGCCCTCACCGATCTGGCTGACTCCTTTGGTGACGCCCACGGCGACTCCCCGTTCCAGATGGAATGGGAATACCTGCTCTTCACGGCAAAGAAGGCGTGA
- a CDS encoding PTS fructose transporter subunit IIABC, whose translation MTQLITTDLVELDQNLGNAPETVIRHLASKVAATGRASEVEGLFADAFAREQKTATGIPGGIAIPHCRSAAVTVPTLAMARLDPKVDFGAKDGPADLVFFIAAPDGADQEHLKLLSKLARSLIKKDFTAALRNASSQAEIVELVDGALADKPAAHAAAAPVDAVPVGAGVGAAAGSSVAGAAAGEPTTGAGRGPKRLVAVTACPTGIAHTYMAADSLVAAAREAGVDLQVETQGSSGAKALDPAVIAAADAVIFAVDVDVRGKERFAGKPVINAPVKRGIDEPDKMVQEALAAADNPNARRVPHFGAEEQAEHEAEEKGEHIGQKLKKALLTGVSYMIPFVAGGGLLIALGFLMGGYLITKYADTIVVQNSLFNLPTQFPDNAWGPLGAYLGAVLFKIGALSLGFLVPALAGYIAYAIADRPGIAPGFVAGAVAGFMGAGFLGGIVGGLLAGYIAHVVGRLQVARWLRGLMPVVIIPLLASLVASGLMFVILGGPIVAITNGLNSWLSGLTGAGAIALGVILGLMMCFDLGGPVNKVAYSFAVAGLGAATIDNQAPWQIMAAVMASGMVPPLAMALASTVLNKKLFSLAEQENGKAAWLLGASFISEGAIPFAAADPLRVIPASMLGGAVTGAISMAAGVGSKAPHGGLFVFFAIDNFLMFVISIAVGTVITALSVIALKRWAVKKTVDTVEPVPVTV comes from the coding sequence GTGACCCAGCTCATCACCACGGACCTGGTCGAGCTCGACCAGAACCTGGGCAACGCCCCCGAGACGGTGATCCGGCATCTGGCAAGCAAGGTAGCTGCCACCGGACGCGCGTCGGAAGTCGAAGGACTCTTCGCGGACGCCTTCGCCCGCGAACAGAAGACTGCCACGGGCATTCCCGGCGGCATCGCCATCCCGCACTGCCGCTCGGCCGCCGTCACGGTGCCCACCCTGGCCATGGCACGCCTGGACCCGAAGGTTGACTTCGGTGCCAAGGACGGCCCGGCCGACCTGGTGTTTTTCATCGCCGCTCCGGACGGAGCTGACCAGGAGCACCTGAAGCTGCTCTCCAAGCTGGCGCGGTCCCTCATCAAGAAGGACTTCACCGCTGCCCTCCGCAACGCCTCCTCACAGGCCGAAATCGTAGAGCTCGTGGACGGTGCCCTGGCCGACAAGCCCGCCGCCCACGCCGCTGCCGCCCCGGTTGACGCCGTGCCGGTTGGCGCCGGCGTTGGCGCTGCAGCAGGTTCATCCGTGGCCGGTGCGGCCGCCGGCGAGCCGACAACAGGTGCTGGCCGCGGGCCCAAGCGCCTCGTGGCTGTTACGGCCTGCCCCACCGGTATCGCACACACCTACATGGCTGCTGACTCCTTGGTGGCGGCCGCCCGTGAAGCGGGCGTCGACCTCCAAGTGGAGACCCAGGGATCCTCCGGCGCCAAGGCACTGGACCCCGCGGTCATCGCAGCCGCAGACGCCGTGATCTTCGCCGTTGACGTGGATGTGCGCGGCAAGGAGCGGTTCGCCGGCAAGCCGGTCATCAACGCACCGGTTAAGCGTGGCATCGACGAACCGGACAAGATGGTCCAGGAGGCCCTCGCAGCAGCTGACAACCCCAACGCCCGCCGCGTTCCGCACTTCGGAGCGGAGGAGCAGGCAGAGCACGAGGCAGAGGAAAAGGGCGAGCACATTGGGCAGAAGCTCAAGAAGGCCCTGCTCACCGGCGTCTCCTACATGATTCCGTTCGTGGCAGGCGGCGGCCTGCTCATCGCCCTGGGCTTCCTCATGGGCGGCTACCTGATCACCAAGTACGCGGACACGATCGTGGTCCAGAACAGCCTGTTCAACCTGCCCACCCAGTTCCCGGACAACGCCTGGGGACCGCTGGGGGCCTACCTCGGCGCCGTGCTGTTCAAGATCGGTGCACTGTCACTGGGCTTCCTTGTCCCTGCGCTGGCCGGTTACATCGCCTACGCCATCGCTGACCGTCCGGGCATCGCCCCCGGCTTCGTTGCCGGTGCCGTAGCCGGATTCATGGGTGCGGGCTTCCTTGGCGGCATTGTTGGCGGCCTGCTGGCCGGCTACATTGCCCACGTGGTGGGCCGCCTGCAGGTGGCCCGCTGGCTGCGCGGCCTGATGCCCGTGGTGATCATCCCGCTGCTGGCGTCGCTGGTCGCTTCCGGCCTGATGTTTGTGATCCTTGGCGGCCCGATCGTCGCGATCACCAACGGACTGAACAGCTGGCTCTCCGGACTCACGGGTGCCGGTGCCATTGCCCTCGGCGTGATCCTCGGCCTCATGATGTGCTTCGACCTCGGCGGCCCGGTCAACAAGGTTGCCTACTCCTTCGCCGTCGCCGGCCTGGGCGCTGCAACCATCGACAACCAGGCCCCGTGGCAGATCATGGCAGCGGTCATGGCGTCGGGCATGGTTCCGCCGCTGGCTATGGCCCTGGCCTCCACCGTGCTGAACAAGAAGCTCTTCAGCTTGGCCGAGCAGGAAAACGGCAAGGCAGCCTGGCTGCTGGGTGCATCCTTCATCTCCGAAGGCGCCATCCCGTTCGCCGCGGCCGACCCGCTGCGCGTCATCCCCGCCAGCATGCTGGGCGGTGCGGTGACCGGCGCCATCTCGATGGCTGCCGGCGTCGGCTCCAAGGCACCGCACGGCGGCCTGTTCGTCTTCTTCGCCATCGACAACTTCCTGATGTTCGTCATCTCGATCGCCGTCGGCACAGTGATCACGGCCCTGTCGGTGATCGCCCTGAAGCGCTGGGCAGTCAAGAAGACCGTTGATACGGTTGAACCGGTTCCCGTAACCGTCTGA
- a CDS encoding alpha/beta hydrolase, which produces METVVWSKPEDQRAGTPLLVMMHGYGTDESRMVRLFEYLPQEFTFAAVRAPMPIGDHWGWFLLDYFLANDFADVISAANSVRAWISSVRDQHSSVTLMGYSQGMAMASTLLRLHPEDYKAVVGLSGFVLKNELLSVMDSFEAKPPFFWGRDKADLVINEDAIAYTAEWLEQNTLLTSRTYPGMGHAMSKTEMVDVSAFLRHYVLR; this is translated from the coding sequence GTGGAAACAGTTGTGTGGTCCAAGCCTGAAGACCAGCGCGCCGGCACTCCGTTGCTGGTGATGATGCATGGTTACGGCACGGACGAGTCGCGGATGGTGCGCCTTTTCGAATACCTGCCCCAGGAGTTCACCTTTGCCGCCGTGCGCGCCCCGATGCCGATTGGCGACCACTGGGGTTGGTTCCTGCTGGACTATTTCCTGGCGAACGACTTCGCCGACGTCATTTCCGCAGCCAACTCTGTCCGCGCCTGGATCAGCTCCGTCAGGGACCAGCACAGCAGCGTGACCCTCATGGGCTATTCCCAGGGGATGGCCATGGCCAGCACGCTCCTGCGGCTGCACCCGGAGGACTACAAGGCCGTTGTGGGGTTGTCCGGCTTCGTCCTCAAGAACGAGCTCCTCTCGGTCATGGATTCCTTCGAGGCCAAGCCGCCCTTCTTCTGGGGGCGGGACAAGGCCGATCTGGTCATCAACGAGGACGCCATCGCCTACACCGCCGAATGGCTGGAGCAGAACACGTTGTTGACCAGCCGGACCTACCCGGGGATGGGGCATGCCATGTCCAAGACGGAGATGGTGGACGTCAGCGCTTTCCTCCGGCATTACGTCCTGCGCTGA
- a CDS encoding DUF6458 family protein: MRIGSSIFLIALGAILAWAVAPGLIPFVDQQLVGYILMAVGVIGLIASLILASPGRSRRVSESRSVIDPSTGERITRHESRDGGI; this comes from the coding sequence ATGAGAATCGGCTCGTCAATCTTCCTCATCGCCCTCGGCGCCATCCTTGCCTGGGCAGTGGCTCCCGGACTGATTCCGTTCGTGGACCAGCAACTGGTGGGCTACATCCTGATGGCTGTGGGCGTGATCGGACTGATTGCTTCCCTCATCCTCGCCTCCCCCGGCCGCAGCCGGCGCGTCAGCGAGTCCCGTTCCGTAATCGATCCCAGCACCGGCGAGCGCATCACCCGCCATGAAAGCCGCGACGGCGGGATCTAA
- a CDS encoding 1-phosphofructokinase family hexose kinase, with translation MIVTFTANPSLDRTVALPGPLARGEVQRAVSVRQESGGKGVNVSRALVASGLESLAVLPGADSDPVLAGLRESAVPFVSLPIDEPLRTNVALTEPGGVTTKINEPGPLLAADQQEALIKLLLESSRVASWVVLAGSLPPGFPDNFYATVARRIREAGNGNSPLIAVDSSGTPLAAALTDAGTPGDGTGTSGTTTGSGKPDLLKPNAEELAELAAAAGFAPASGDELEADPAAAAAAAAAVVRSGVGAVLATLGSKGAVLVTADGAWLATHPPVAAVSTVGAGDSALAGYLLAHGRGAAPADCLRQAVAHGAAAASLPGSTVPAADQTTPDAVTITALRKD, from the coding sequence ATGATCGTCACGTTCACGGCCAACCCAAGCCTCGACCGCACGGTGGCCCTCCCCGGGCCCCTGGCACGCGGCGAAGTGCAGCGCGCCGTCTCCGTCCGCCAGGAATCCGGCGGCAAGGGGGTCAACGTCTCCCGCGCCCTGGTGGCCTCCGGCCTCGAATCCCTCGCCGTCCTGCCAGGCGCGGACAGCGATCCGGTCCTGGCCGGCCTGCGCGAAAGTGCAGTGCCCTTCGTATCCCTTCCCATCGACGAGCCGCTGCGCACCAACGTGGCGCTCACCGAGCCCGGCGGCGTGACCACAAAGATCAACGAACCCGGGCCCCTCCTTGCCGCGGACCAGCAGGAAGCGCTCATCAAGCTGCTGCTGGAAAGCTCCCGCGTCGCCAGCTGGGTGGTCCTGGCCGGCTCGCTGCCGCCCGGATTCCCGGACAACTTCTACGCCACGGTGGCCCGACGAATCCGGGAGGCGGGCAACGGCAATTCGCCGCTGATCGCCGTCGACTCCTCCGGGACACCCCTCGCCGCTGCCCTGACCGACGCCGGAACCCCCGGCGACGGCACAGGAACCAGCGGAACAACCACAGGTTCCGGGAAGCCGGACCTCCTCAAGCCCAACGCCGAGGAACTGGCGGAACTGGCCGCAGCCGCCGGTTTTGCCCCGGCCTCCGGTGACGAGCTGGAAGCGGACCCGGCGGCTGCTGCTGCCGCCGCAGCCGCCGTCGTTCGTTCCGGTGTGGGTGCTGTGCTGGCAACTCTCGGTTCCAAGGGAGCTGTCCTCGTAACGGCCGACGGCGCGTGGCTGGCCACGCACCCGCCGGTCGCCGCGGTCAGCACGGTGGGTGCAGGCGACTCCGCACTTGCCGGCTACCTGCTTGCCCACGGCCGGGGCGCCGCCCCCGCCGACTGCCTTCGTCAGGCGGTGGCCCATGGTGCCGCCGCTGCCTCGCTGCCCGGATCCACTGTTCCGGCAGCAGACCAAACCACCCCGGATGCCGTAACCATCACGGCCCTTCGAAAGGATTGA
- a CDS encoding HPr family phosphocarrier protein: MPERTATVASRVGLHARPAAIFAEAAGEFDLDITIAREGEPADEAMDAASILSLMSLGASHGDVVVLRAEGAGADDALDRLVQILETDHDAE; encoded by the coding sequence ATGCCAGAACGCACCGCAACCGTTGCCAGCCGCGTGGGCCTGCACGCCCGCCCCGCCGCTATCTTTGCCGAGGCTGCCGGAGAGTTCGACCTGGACATCACCATCGCCCGTGAAGGCGAGCCGGCAGACGAAGCCATGGACGCTGCCAGCATCCTGTCCCTCATGAGCCTGGGCGCTTCGCACGGTGACGTGGTGGTTCTCCGCGCCGAAGGTGCCGGCGCAGACGATGCGCTGGACCGGTTGGTGCAGATTCTGGAAACGGACCACGACGCCGAGTAG
- a CDS encoding SRPBCC domain-containing protein: MTENHVATSVITINAPAEHVWGVITNPAAVKEFMFGTTLETDWSVGSLITWQGEWDGKAYQDKGRILQVEPGRKLVHTHFSPLSGQEDKPENYHTLEWRLEDQGGATRLSLAQDNNPTEEAAAHSKGMWDKLLADVKALAERG, encoded by the coding sequence ATGACGGAAAACCACGTGGCAACCTCCGTCATCACCATCAATGCACCTGCCGAACACGTCTGGGGCGTGATCACGAATCCCGCCGCCGTAAAGGAGTTCATGTTCGGGACCACCCTGGAGACGGACTGGAGCGTTGGCAGCCTCATCACGTGGCAGGGCGAATGGGACGGGAAGGCGTACCAGGACAAGGGCCGGATCCTCCAGGTCGAACCGGGGCGGAAACTGGTGCATACCCACTTCAGCCCCCTGTCCGGCCAGGAGGACAAGCCGGAGAACTACCACACCCTCGAATGGAGGCTCGAGGACCAGGGAGGCGCCACCCGCCTGTCGCTGGCGCAGGACAACAACCCCACCGAGGAAGCCGCCGCACACTCCAAGGGCATGTGGGACAAACTCCTGGCGGACGTGAAGGCGCTCGCCGAGCGCGGCTGA